One Candidatus Hydrogenedentota bacterium genomic window, GGATCAGAAATCAACTGAGGTGATCTCCTAAATCAACACAACAATCACTTCTCTGAAACTTACGACATACATGAATTATTCCTTTACCCGCATTCACTATATACTATAGCTGTGGTCATCACACGCCTCTATACTATGGAGACCAAGCATGAAGAAAAAAAACACCAAAGAAAAATATTTGGCGGGGCACCAGCGCAGTTGGGTTTGGGGCCGTCACAGTGTCCGAGAAATTCTCGCGGCGCAGCGTTGGCCTGTGCGAGAACTCTATCTGGATTATGATCTGCCGGACACCATACAGAATGAGGCGGCGGAACAGGGTGTCAAGCTGGGAGCCACCGTTTACCAAGTGAACTCAGAGCGTATCCGCACTTTAAGCGGCGCCCCAGACCACCAAGGCTATCTGATGCGTATGGGTCCCTTCCCCTACGCCGATCTATCGGAGCTCTTCGCAACACCGTCAGAACGCCCTTTATATCTGTTGGTGAATAATTTGCGTGATCCCCATAATTTTGGAGCCATCCTCCGTTCCGCTGCCGCCTTCGCGGCTGACGCGGTGATCGCCTGCGGTGAACATCGTGCGCCGATAAACAATCATGTGGTTCGTGCCTCCGCAGGCGCGCTGAACCGTGTCTCCATTGCAGCCGCCGATAAGACTGTTGCGCTACTGGATGATTTAAAAGCGCAGGGCATCCGATGTGTTGCGGCGACACCGCGCGATGAACCTTTGTTGCGTGATTGTGATTTGACGCAGCCTGTCGCGATTTTACTGGGCAACGAAGGGGCCGGCTTACCGCCCGAACTCATAGCACAATGCGACAGCACCGTATCGATACCACAATATTCTTCCTTAGACTCCATCAACGTGGCGGCAGCGGCGGCAATCTTGCTGTATGAGGTAAACCGCCAGCGATTCCAAGGCACCACACCTTAATACCAACAAAAGGGTGCAAACGAATCGCTGCCTGTTGCGTCCCGTCTCAGCCGGCTACTGCGATTGAAGGCCGTTGTCCGGCAGCGGCGCACGAACAGAACAGGCGACCTGATGCCCCGGAGCGACTTCAACCAACTGTTGGCGCTGTTGCGCACAGGAAGGTATGGCAATGGGACAGCGGGGATGAAAAGGACATCCTGAGGGCGGATGGATGGGGCTGGGCGGATCGCCCGCGACAATTTCCCGGCTTCCCCCTTGCTCCGGATCAGTACGAGGCACAGCGGCAAGCAGCGTTTCCGTGTAAGGATGCAGGGGCGCACTGAAAAGTTCATGAACCGGCGCCATCTCCACAATATGCCCCAGATACATGACAGCGACGGTGTCAGAGATATGGCGGACCACATCTAAATTATGGCCAATGAACAAAAAGGTCAGACCCAGCTCTTCTTGCAAATCTTGAAGCAGATTCAATATCTGCGCTTGTATAGAAACGTCTAGTGCCGAAACCGGTTCATCGGCAACAATGAACTGCGGCTCAACTGCAAGAGCGCGGGCGATGCCAATACGCTGACGCTGTCCGCCGCTGAATTCATGGGGGTACCGATCCGCAGCGGCGCGGGGCAAGCCGACTTGTTCCAGCAGCTCCATGACACGGGCAGCCGTGCCGCGTCTTGTGGTGATACGATGAAAGGTCAAAACTTCAGACAGCATAGATTGCACCGTCATACGCGGATTGAGCGATGCGAAGGGATCTTGAAACACCATTTGCATGCGGCGCCGCAAAGTGCGCAATTGTTTTTTATCGGCGGCGACCACATCAACACCATCGAAACGGATTGATCCCGCGTCAGGCTCAATCAATCGCAAGAGACAGCGCCCCGCCGTTGTTTTGCCGCTGCCGCTTTCCCCTACCAAA contains:
- a CDS encoding ABC transporter ATP-binding protein; this translates as MTAALLEVKGLIKRFPVKAGVFSRTVGAVHAVEDISFSINRGKTLSLVGESGSGKTTAGRCLLRLIEPDAGSIRFDGVDVVAADKKQLRTLRRRMQMVFQDPFASLNPRMTVQSMLSEVLTFHRITTRRGTAARVMELLEQVGLPRAAADRYPHEFSGGQRQRIGIARALAVEPQFIVADEPVSALDVSIQAQILNLLQDLQEELGLTFLFIGHNLDVVRHISDTVAVMYLGHIVEMAPVHELFSAPLHPYTETLLAAVPRTDPEQGGSREIVAGDPPSPIHPPSGCPFHPRCPIAIPSCAQQRQQLVEVAPGHQVACSVRAPLPDNGLQSQ
- a CDS encoding RNA methyltransferase, yielding MKKKNTKEKYLAGHQRSWVWGRHSVREILAAQRWPVRELYLDYDLPDTIQNEAAEQGVKLGATVYQVNSERIRTLSGAPDHQGYLMRMGPFPYADLSELFATPSERPLYLLVNNLRDPHNFGAILRSAAAFAADAVIACGEHRAPINNHVVRASAGALNRVSIAAADKTVALLDDLKAQGIRCVAATPRDEPLLRDCDLTQPVAILLGNEGAGLPPELIAQCDSTVSIPQYSSLDSINVAAAAAILLYEVNRQRFQGTTP